The genomic DNA GGCCTCATTGCTGTCACCTTCCAGTGGCCTTTCCTGCCATCTGTAGGCTCCATCCCAGCTCAGCTCAGATTTGGGAAGGACTCCAGGCCTTGCCATTGTCACCCCTACATCGATGTGCTCATCCATGGCTGCCACACCCtctctctgtgactttgggcaatcCTCTGACCCTCTCTAGGTTTTTTAGGAAAACTGTGCAGGGCCTGGGGTTGGGCAGGGCTGGACTTTGGAACCTTGCTCTTGGAGTAACATTGACAACAAAGAACACAGGAAGGGTATGGGGAGAGGAGCGACATGGGTGGCCCTGGTGGAGGTGACGTTTGCACTGGGCCTGCAGAGTCAGGCAGTCCTGTTACACATGGAGTTGTGTGCTGGGCCGCTGCTGTCTGGAGAACCAAGAATCACACAGAGCGGCAGCGTGGGGACTGTCGGGCTGCGCGGGGAATGCTGAGGCTACGCTTGGCAGCTGTGCGGCTGTGAGGAGGGGTTggggagcgagtcaggcagggccAGCCATGTGGGCCTCAGGTTCTGCTCTGAAGAACTTCCACTTTGTccagagagcagggaggggccGCTGCAGGTTTCAATAGAAGAGTGACATGATCACATGTGCTTTTTAAAGCTCCCTTTGGAAGTCCCGTGGGGCACAGGTTGGAGGGAGGGCAAAGACTGGAGTCCTGAGACAGCAGGAGGCAGGGCTGAAGGCCCAGGGGGTGGTGCTGGCCAAGGGCGATGCGGGGCAGGAGCAGAGGGCGATTTGGGAGCTGTTCTGTGGCAGGACTGGGGACCTGGTGTGCTGCCTTTTTCTGGGAGGAGGACGCTACACCTGGAGCACTCGGCCTGCCCCGTCCTCACCGGCCTTGGCATGTGTCGGCCTCACCTAACCCGAGGCCACCCGTGCACACTGCCGCCCTCCCTCACCTGGAGGCCCGCCCCCTGCCCCACACCTTCCTGGCGgcctctttcacctccttgttcCGCAGGCTGTAGATGACGGGGTTCAGCATGGGCGTGACCACGGCGTAGAGCACGGTGAAGACCTCGTCAGAGATGTGGGCCTCCTTGCTCTTGGGCTTCATGTACATGAAGATGACGGTGCCGTAGAAAAGCAGCACCACGGCCAGGTGCGCCGAGCAGGTGGAGAAAGCTTTGCGGCGCCCAGTGGCCGAGGGCACCCTCAGGATGGTGGCCAGGATGAGCGTGTAGGACAGGCAGATGAATGTCAACGGCACGGGCAGCAGCAGGATGGCGCCCACCAGCAGGAAGGCCTCGCTGACCGAGGTGTCACCACATGCCAGCTTCAGCACTGCCAGGATCTCGCAGGTGAAGTGACTGACCACACGGTGGCCACAGAAGGGCAGCCTCATGGCGATGACTGTCTCCGTGACCGACTTGAGGAGGCAGAGGCCCCAGGCGGCGCCCGCCAGCAGTAGACAGAGCCAGCGGCTCATGAGCACGGGGTACCTGAGTGGCTGGCAGATGGCCAGGTAGCGGTCGTAGGCCATGATGGCCAGCAGCAGGCACTCCGTGGAGCCCGTGGCCAGGCTCAGGCACATCTGGACGGCACAGCCAGTGAAGGAGATGGTCTTCCGGGATGACAGGAGGTGGACCAGCATCAGGGGCACGAAGGTGGAGGTGTAGCAGATGTCCAGGATGGAGAGGTTGcccaggaagaagtacatgggcgTGTGCAGGCGGGCGTCCAGCACGCTCACCGCCACGATGGCCGTGTTCCCCAGCAGGGTCACCAGGTACATGGCCGAGCACAGAGGGAAGAGCAGGTGCTCCAGGGCTGGGTAGCCAGAGAACCCTTTCAGAAAGAACTCAGACACCCCCGTCCTGTTGACCGGCTCCATGCTGAAGAGTTCTGAAGGGACGCGCACCTgggatggaaggagagagggtgCAGGGCGGCGGGAAGCTCACAGAGCCCCTTCTGGGACAGGGGCAGATTGCTGGGGTCTTTTCCATGGCTGCCACACCATCTCTCTATGACTTTGGGCAATCCTCTGaccctctctaggcctcagtttatCCATGTGAAAAGTGAGGATTGATTTAGATCAGCATTACCTAAGAGAACATTAATGGAAATGTTAGCAGGCAATCTGAAAAAATCAATTTGAGGCAACACTGGATGAATCAATAAAGCTCTTTACTGCAgtacttctcagagcctttaatatgctaatgtacTGTAACTTTCCAAAGGCAGTGTAGAGCCTGTGCTCcccaaacttatttgaccatGCATCCCCCTTTCACAGAATACCCATTAATCTACTGCAGGCATCAACATAGTTTGGGAAACAATGGCCTGGATCAGAGGTCCATAAGCTTTAACATGTAcacacttttcttcttcttcttcttcttctttttttttttttgctgtcagGCCACTCAAAGGGTTACTAAATCCTTCTTGATGTGGACTCTCTGGGTGTCATTGGGCCTCCAGCACCCATCAAGTTCCAGGCTGCATGGCCCCTGTGGATACTCTTTCCTCTCCAGAGCTCAGCCCTACACACTGAGACCTACCTCTGGGACTTAAGGGCAATTGTGCAGCAAGGAGGTCTCTGATCTAGTCCTGGGGCTTCAGATAGAAGGTCTTGCCTCAACTTGACTGTGACCAGAGTCACCATGGGGTCAGAAGGAGTGTGAGCTGCCAGTTTTCCCCAAGGCACAGCTGGAAATCTCTGGAAAACTCAGCTGGGTTCCTAGAAGGCTACCCCCATTTAACAGAGTGCCAACAGAGACAGGCATGGTGCCAGGGCTGGGGCGAGGCGGAGACAGCATTGTGCCTTCCCTGCAGCCCAGTGACGGGGTCAGGCGACAGCCTCCTCTGAACGGTTCCGTATACTACTGTTTATCCTCTAAAGTCACCAGGAGACATCAGTAGCCACTGGGTGCCTGTTGGGATGTGCATACACCCACATATGGTCAGCACATACATGCCCACATACATGTGAATGCACAGACACCTCTGTGACAGTGACATATAGGTACACATGTGCCTGTGAGTGTATATGCCACACATAAGCTcacgtgtgtacatgtgtgtcaTTCACATGAGTGCATGTGCATAGGCACCACTCTGTGGCTCTGTCTTACACACACGCCCAGAACCTGTAGTGCATGCCCTTCCCGTGGCCAGGGGGCTTCAGGGGGCTTCAGGGGGCCAGGCAGATGGTCTCATTCCTGGGAGGAGGTGCATGGAGACCACggccaggcaggggctgcaggggcgTCATTAGGAAGGACCAGTCTGAGTGGGGGAGACAACTGGAGTGAGCTGGGAGAGCAGGGGTCACACACCAGCCTGGTGTCTGCTTCCCAGCCCGCCTGCCAAGGACTTGAGTCCTCtggctctttcttctctccttcagcTGGGGACTGGCacctgggggaagagggagggaggacagatgTGACCAGATGCTCTGGAACTCTGGtccccagagcagggccaggaAGCTTTGTCTACAGAGTTCACAGTGTCCTTTCTGCCTTTACCTCTCTCCTGGCTAAATGCCACCTAAAATCCAGTTCGAACGGCACCTTGCCCAGGGagccttcctttccctctcccaggCCACCCCGAGCGCTGTCTCCTTTGTGCTGCCTGGCCCCAAGTTTGTGCCCTCTCCCTCACTCCCTGCCAAGTGAGGGAGTGCTGCAGGATGTCTCCCAGCCTGGCACAGCCAACTTCTCCCTGTCTCGCTGTGACTTCCTGCAGCTAAAGCAGACTGGGAATGGGCAGCTGGCTGCCACACATGGGCTGGTCTCAGCCTAGATGACACCCTGGCAGAACTGGGAGGGGTCTCACAGATCAGCTAGATCACCCTCTTGTtatacatggggaaactgaggtgcagagaggggaaggggcttgCCCAGCATTGCATGGTCAGTTGGAGGGGAGCCAAGGCCACAGTAATTCTCAGAGCCCTTGACCCCTTCCTCTGCCTCGGCATCCCCGTTCCTCACTTACCTTCAGACTCTTCCCATTCATGTCCCTGGCTTCCTAGAGGACACTTCAGAGGATCTGAGACCAGGGACCTTCTCCGCCTGGAGCTAGGGGACACAGGGTACAAAAGCGGCACGAGCCTCCTCTGTGCAGGGGATCTTGGTGGGCAGGACACAGGGTTTCACACTGGCCCGGCTTTCCAAACTGTGAAAACCTGCCTAGATTTTTGTAAAATCCAATTAGGTACTTGCAACTCAGTAGAATTAAatggatcttttaaaatttggtagAATTATACAAAGTGCTTCAAACTCAGTGGGGTTCTCTGAAGTGTGACAGGTTTGGTAGCATTAGGAAATAGAGTGGCTGGTGTTTTCCTGTGGGCAGCCAGCTACACCTCCACAGCCTCCGGGGGAGCAGGCAGGCCAATGCCAGCGGCACCTTTCAAAGCTCTCTGTGTGCCAAGGGACCGCACAATCCCCAAGGGGATTtagagggagagaggaaatgtGCCCAGTTTAGACACTTTGGGGTGCTTCAGGGATGATGTCCCAAAGACCCAATTACACAGAGTCTATTTAGAGATCGTAATTGGTGTGGAAAAGTTGGAGAAAGAGGCTCAGGGGCAGGATCCATCCTCCTGGGTCAGGCCCCAACCAGTGCTGGTGCAGGATTGTTTATGGAATGAATcaacggatggatggatgggcgaTCAAATGAATGCAGAAGCAAGTtttgatgaataaatttaaaaataaatgaatgagtgaaccaATGATTGGCAGAATTGCCTTCCAGGTGGAAAGTTAGAGGTCTTGGCTCTACTCTCCTAGGGATCTTCCGAAAGTACAAAATCTGGACAAGGGGGACATAGGGGAGTGGATGGGAAGAAGAGTCGCAGCAGAATCACAGTCCTTACTGGCCATCTTGACCAATCCTTGTCGTACAGACTGCAGATCTGCCCTGGAGAGGGGATGGCCACTTCACTTAGTGAGGCACAAGCACGGCCCGGGGTTGACTCTGACGCTGAGCTGTCCACCCTTGACTCCTGCCTCCCTCAGTCAACGCAAAGCTCATCCATCCAGGTCCTCTGCCCTCCCCATGGTCCCTCGTCCCCGCTCAGAACATACTTCTTGAGGGAAGTTCCTTCTTGTTTTCTGAGTCCATGCCTCTGCAGGCTTACGGGCTTCTTTTAAAAAGAGCGTCATTTTATTTTGGACCTGAGTATTGTCATtcgatttttattttaaaatcacaagtaactttattagcattttatttatttacacaagGAAGACATATAGAACATTcttgtaaaaaatttaaagagcaCAGATGTATGCAGTGTAAAAGTGACACGCCCTTTTCACACCCTCCAGGACCCCCCTCCAAACCACTCCCTTTCCCCAAAGTAATCAGTGTTATTAGTTTTCTGTGTTTGTATCCAGATACTATCCCGAGCATTTGCATATGTATAGCTATACATAGAAATAGGTCTTGTgatcatctattaatatatgtatggCCTTTTAGTATGTTTTTTGTTGCAGCTTTATTGAAGGATAATTGATGTATAATTGTAACTCTTTAAATCatataatttgatgagttttaacATATCTAGGCAGTCATGGAGCCATGACCATGATCAAGATAATGAACTTATCTATTATCCCCCAAGTTTTTCTTATGCCCCTTGGTAATCCATTCCTCCTTCTCCCCAACCAggcaatcactgatctgctttctgtaaCTGTAGCATACTTTAATTTTCtagcattttacataaatggactTATGCAGAATGTACTCTTTTATGCAGAATTATTTTTGAGAATCATTCATGTTATATGTATCAAtagttaattctttttaaaagtagcatCTTTACTGAGCTATAACTTAAATACCATAGAATTCACCcacttaaaatgtacaattcaatagtttttggtatattcacagagttgtgcaaccatcaccacaattaattttagaacatttttatcacttccaaaagaaaccctatacccattTGTAGTCACTCCCTATTTCCCCTTAAACCTCCTCCagtttatgtaaatggaatcataagaTACATGTCcctttgtgactggtttcttttacttagcataatgctttcaaggttcatctatattgtagcAAGTATcagtatttaatttctttttattgctaaataatatttcactatAAGGGGatgttcatcagttgatggacatttgggttgattccactttttggcttttatgaataatgacactatgaacatttgtgtaccagtttttgtgtggacatatatttttatttcccttggaTATTATCCTAGGAttggaattgctgagtcacatGATAACTctgtatgtaaccttttgaggaattgccagattgttttctaaaatggctgtatcattttacattccctttAGCAATGTATGAAAGTTCCGATTTCTCCACAGTCTCACCAACAATTGTTATTATCTTCCTTTTAGATTATAGCCATCCTTATAAgaatgaagtggtatctcattatggttttgagttacatttctctaatggccAATGACACTGAGCATCTTTCAAATGCtcactggccatttgtatatcttctttaaagaaatgtgtattcagatcttttgcccatttataatttgggttatttgtctgtattattgaattgtaagtGTCCTTTACATAGTCTAAATATAAGTCCATTATCAGATGTGtgatttacaaaaattttctcccattctgtggtttgttttttctttttttttcttttcctttttcgtttctttcttttccccttccctcctcttcctcttctccttcctcttccccttcctccttctcccttccctccttccttccttcctccctccctccttttccccttccttccttcctttccttccttttctttctcttttttaagagatgaggtctttctctgtcacccagtaTGGAGTGGAGTGgtcagatcatagctcactgtaaccttgaactgaCATTTTATATCacttgccttttttgtttgtttatgatcTCTTTTGTTATATAGAAGTTTGACTATTTTGAATActcagatttccttctttttcttttttgtcttttacatcatatctctaacattttaaatacatccgcctttctatattttcttctaaaacttctATTGCAAAGGTCATTCTTCTCTCACTGATTTAAAAATGCCACCTTTATCATGTagtaataatttcaaatatgtcTATGAGTCTCTTTCTGGACCCATTGTTAcgttttaaagaaattttattgtcTCTTGCTGTCCTCACACCAcaatgttttaattactgtagatTTATAGTGATTTATAGCTTTCTATTGCTATCTGCTAGGTCAAATCTCCTCTTGCCAGCCTTTTTCAATAATTTCTTGGCTATTCTTGCACATATTCTTTACCGGATAAATTTTGCATTGTTTGTCTCTCCATTaatctaagtattttattgtgtCCTGATCATACGGTTCTTCTCCTTGTAATATGTTAATTAAGTGATTTACATCAAGGTATTTTTTCCTAATGTTGAATGCTCTTTGTACCTCTGGGATGAACCCTTCTTCCTTGTCATGTTATCCTTGTCAAGGATTCTGAATCGATTTGAGGTGAGCTAACCTGCTTCGGCTCAtgggcgccccctggtggccatTAGGCCATTCTCCATGAATGTGCGGATGGGGTTGGAACAGCTGTGAAATCCTGGACTCTGTGGCTGGGGACCAGGCAGGTCACTATGGCAGCAGTATCACAGATCTAGGAATCTGGTAAACATAAAATCTGTGTGCCAGTGAGGTGGCCATCTATTTTGCTTTCTTGGCCTCTGCTAGTTTCTCATTCCTAGGAGACCCTGAGGGAAAAGACCGTATCTGTGTTAAAAGAATCTATTCTCTCAGAAGCCAGCAGTCCGCTCACTATGTCCTTCCCACTAACCTTTACAAttatctttatgtctttttcaaTGAGGATAAACCCTCAAATATAGTTTCGCTTTTATGAATCTGGATAGCTTTTCATATTAGTACACTTATAAATCAGAAAATGATGTCCCAACTTTGGTCCAGAAACATCTTGAGTCCTTGGCACCAGCCCAGTTTGGAGGCTCAACAGTTGTTTGGAGAGTTTCCTGAAAAGTTGTGGAAGATGGAACTTGCACatgtttaaacaaaaaattcttctttggcttttattattatttgaaatcgacatataataattgtacatatttatgggctaCAATGAggtgttttgatacatgtacGTAACATGGAATGATCAACCCagtgtaattagcatatccatcatctcaaacatttatcatttctctatgttgaaaacattcaaaatccactCTTCTagctatatgaaaatataaatataaattgtagTCACCCTACATGCTATAGACCTGTGGTCCCCATTCCCCAGGCTGTGGACgctggaccagtaccagtccgtggcctgttaggaaccagccacgcagcaggaggtgagtggtgacAAGCGAGTGAAActttgtatttacagctgctccccattgcttgcatcgcTGCATAAGCTCCGTCTCCTGTCACATCAACAgtggcatcagattctcataggagtgcaagCCCTATTGTGAACTGCGCATTAGAGGGATCTAGGTTGAGGGATCTATGTTGCTcacttcttatgagaatctaatgcctaatgatctgaAATGGAACTGAGGTGGTCATGCTAGTGCttgggagcggctgcaaacacagattatcattagcagagaggtttgactgcacaataaatgtaatgaccttcaatcatccccaaaccatccccccagtacatggaaaaattgtcttccatggaaatagtccctggtgccaaaaaggttgggaaccgctGCTATAGACCACTAGAACTTATTCCCGCTAtctatagatataattttatatccattaaccaacctctggctatttctctcctccaccattcccagcctctagtaGCCACTATTCTGCTatttatgagatcaacttttttagcttccacatatgaatgagaatatgtggtgtttgtctttctgtgcctcgcttatttcacttaacataatgtcctccaattcCACCCATGTTCTTGtaaatgacaagatttcttttttaatgcctgaataatattctattgtgtatatataccacattttctttatccattcatctcctAATGGACACTTAGTagggttgattccataccttagctgttgtgaatagtgctgcaataaacatgggagtgcagatacctctttAGCATGCTGCTttccttttgaatatatacccagtagtgggattgctggatgatatggtagttctatttttagttttttgagggacagtcatactgttttccataatggctgtactaattaatttacattcccaccaatagtgaaTAACAATTCCCTTCTGTCTGCATTCTtgctagcatttgttattttttgtctttttggtaatagccattctaattggggtaagatgatatctcattgtggttttcatttgcatttccctgatgattagtgatgttgaggattttttgtacacctgttggccatttgtatgtcttattttcagagatgtCTATTTagctcattttcccatttttaaatcagattattagTTTTTTTGCTGTTGCACTGTTTGGGTTCCTTTTATATTCTTGgtattaatcccttgttggatgaatagtttgcaaatattttctcccactcttcaggttgtctctttattctgttgaatgtttcctttgctgtacagaagcttttaaatttgatataatctcatttgtttatatttgctcttgtcacctgtgcttttgaggtcttctcCATAAAATCTTTGCTCAGA from Microcebus murinus isolate Inina chromosome 12, M.murinus_Inina_mat1.0, whole genome shotgun sequence includes the following:
- the LOC105874392 gene encoding olfactory receptor 13J1, with product MEPVNRTGVSEFFLKGFSGYPALEHLLFPLCSAMYLVTLLGNTAIVAVSVLDARLHTPMYFFLGNLSILDICYTSTFVPLMLVHLLSSRKTISFTGCAVQMCLSLATGSTECLLLAIMAYDRYLAICQPLRYPVLMSRWLCLLLAGAAWGLCLLKSVTETVIAMRLPFCGHRVVSHFTCEILAVLKLACGDTSVSEAFLLVGAILLLPVPLTFICLSYTLILATILRVPSATGRRKAFSTCSAHLAVVLLFYGTVIFMYMKPKSKEAHISDEVFTVLYAVVTPMLNPVIYSLRNKEVKEAARKVWGRGRASR